AATAGAATAAATCCCCAATTGTTCGCTCATCAACTGCTTGTCTCTCTTGCCAAGCCAGCAAGTCATAAGTTAAGGCGGTAATTGCAAAATATCCGCACTGACCATCGTAACTTTGAATTTGTGATTTATCTAAAGCTAGGTATTGCTTAGCTGCTTTAAAGTAGGTTTCTATCTGCCATCTACGACCATAAAGCTGAATGACTTCTTTAGGTTGCAGCTGATATCTGGTGGTAGCCAAGACCAAGTACTTTCCCTTATTACCACGTTTAGTAACATATACTAATCTGATAGGAAAACTATGTCCTTGATACTCTGCCTCGACTACACAACTATAAAGATAGTCATCTTTGGCTTTCAGCTTTGAGCCAGCTAAGCGTTCATACAAACTTTTTACATCATAAAGGCGACCACGATAGCAGTAGTATACCTTCTTGCTCAACTTAAGCATCGAGACACTGTCTAATCCTAACTGCTTTAACTGCCAGAACATTTTGGGCGAGGCAAACCAGCTGTCAAACAGTACATAGTCTGCTGGTACACCTTCATTGATAGCTTGCTTAAGCAATTCAACCGTGACATCATTCATTTGCCTTTGGGCTTGGGTTCTTCTTCTGCCTGCAATAGAACGATTATCGGTTGTAGTGGCTTTACTGCCAAGCAGATTTTGTTTTCTCTTGGTGGACATCAAAGCAAAATTAACTGGCAAAAAAGTATTGCCGTCACTCCAACCAACGGTCAAGCCACGATAACCATTAACATATTTATGCTCATTATGATCGTAAACTTTGGCAAGTAATTCCGCTTTCTTAGAATAGGAACGTGCTAGCAAAGTATCATCTACAATCAAAGCTAGTCTTCTACGCTTGTCGATTACCGGTTTAAGTACCTTAATTAGTTTGGCAGCAGCTAAGCAAAGCAGTTTTTGCCAATTGATGCGGCCATCATTAAGGATATTTCTGCCAGTCTTAGAGGTAAATTCAGCTGGTTGGTCAAAACGATACAGTGATTTACGGGCAAAACGTGATTGGATTAGCCATTTAACTACCATCAGCAGGCTAACTAAAGAATGACGTCTAAAATTAACCTGTTTACTTAAGTCAGCTAGACCAATTAATTTTGTAAAAGATGAAATTAAGGAAGAAGTGTCCTTTTCTTGATTGAATTGCGGTATACTGTTCATAACGTAAGAACTCCTGTAACTTTAGTTTTGGTTATTTAAAGTATAACGCAGAGAGGGCTTGCGTTTTTATTTTTTAGGCAAAAAAGCTAGAAATCACGCTCTTTTGAGGTGATTTCTAGCTTTCAAGTTTCAGTTAGTAATAAAAAAAGCGGCACATTTTTTGATGAGATTAATTTGCTAGTCTTAAAATTTTAGCAAAGTTATGGTTGAGATGATAGCATTAACTAGTGGCTTTTGATAGAATAATTCTAGTTTAGAGAGGTTTGGATTTCGTGAAATATTCTAAGAAAAATCGGGGAGCAGCTGGCTCGAAAAAACAGGCTTCGACGCCAATCCGAATGAAAATTATTTTAGTGATTATTTTTATTTTGTTTGCTGCTTTAATAGGTCAATTACTATACCTGCAAGTAGGCTATGGTTCACGCTTTAAAGCAGAAGTGCAGAAGTCTAATTCTGCAGTAGTTTCAAGTCAAGTGCCTCGCGGGGTAATGTATGACAATAAGGGACGCGTTCTAGTTGGTAATAAGGCGCAAAGTGCCATTACTTATACTAAGAGCGTTTCGACTACTGCTGATCAGGCTTATACGCTTTCAAATGCTTTGAGTAATTATATAAGTCTTAATGATAAACTTAGCAATCAGCAGTTAATTGATTATTATTTGGCAGATAAGGACAATAGTAAAAGGGAGTTGGCTAAAGTTCCAAAGTCGATTCGCAAAACTGAAGATAATGACCTGATTAATGCTCAGATTGCTAAACAAGTTAATCAAGAGCATATTAAGCTATCTAAGCGCGAAAAGACAGCTGCTTCAATTTATAATAAAATATCTGGTGCGTATACTTTATCAACTATTTATTTAAAAAATTCTGATCTAACTGATAAAGAAATTGCAGAAGTAGGAGAGCATTTATCTAGCTTGCCTGGTGTAGGTATTGGAACTGATTGGAAACGTTCATATCCTAATGGATCATCTATTCAAAGTATTATTGGCTCCGTCTCAAGTGAAAAAGCTGGTTTACCGAGTGATAATTTGCAATACTATTTAACTAACGGTTACTCACGTAATGATCGCGTCGGTACCTCTTATCTAGAAGAAAAGTATGAACCTTTACTAAAAGGAACCAAAGCAACTAGTAAGGTTTGGACTAAAAGTGATGGTGATATTGAACAAACCAAATCGGTTTATTCTGGTCAAGCTGGTGCTAGTTTAGTGTTGACACTAGATGCTAAATATCAAAAGCAAATCCAGTCGTCACTCAAGTCAATCTATAGTTCAGCTTTAGCTTCTGGTGCTGCTCGTTATTCAAATGGTGCCTATGCGATTGCAATGAATCCTAAAACCGGTGCTATCTTGGCAATGGCAGGAATCAGTCGCGATCCCAAAAAGAACAAGTTAAGTGATAATGCTTTAGGAGCAATTAATCAAACCTATGTTATGGGATCAGCGGTTAAAGGTGCGACAGTTGCGGGAGGATTGATGAACAAGGTAATTACGCCTACGAGTAGTACAATGCCTGATACGCCGGTTTATTTACCCGGTTCGCCAATTAAAAAGTCCGTTTATCCAGTTGGAACTTTTGGTGCTTTAGATGCACCGAGTGCTCTAGAAGTTTCCAGCAATATTTATATGATGCGCATGACAATGGACTGGGTTCATGCTAAATATGTACCTAAAGAATATATCAGCATGCCCAACACTGCTTTTGATACATTGCGGCATAATTTTAGTATGTTTGGGCTTGGACAAAAGACGGGGGTTGATTTACCCGGTGAAGTGTCGGGGATTAAAGGACGTTCTTTTAATAGTCAAGGACAAATCCTGTCTGGTTCTGTACTTGACCTGTCCTATGGTAACTATGATGCATATACGCCAATTCAAATGGTTCAGTATGTTTCTACAATTGCTAATGGTGGCTATCGTATGCAGCCATATGTTGTTCAATCAGTTGGACGCAGCGCTAAAGATGGTAAGAAAGTCTATATTGATTATAATAAAAAACCAAATGTCCAATTGCGGATCCCATGGCAACAGGATGAACTAAATGTTGTTAGGCAGGGATTTTGGCGGGTTGTCCATGGAACTAATTCATGGGGAACTGCTCACAAGTTAAAGGATGTAAAGCCGTCAATTTCTGGTAAATCTGGTACGGCGCAAACATTTTATTATGATCCTGACAATCCTAATCAGAAAAATCCGCCAGAGGTAGTTAATGCAACCTTTGTTGGATATGCACCATCAGATAATCCAGAATTAGCTACTGCGGTAGTTTTTCCAGGACTAGATCCTGATTTAGAAGGCTCATACACATTGCAAATGACCAAGGCAATGGTTCAGGATTATTTTAAATTGCATAAAAAATAGTTTTTTAACATTATTACTGGAAAAGTCCTAAATAACATGGTATTCTTACATAGTTAGAATAAAAATTGTAGGTGGTGAAAGAAATGGCAGATAATATCATTTTGGAATGCACCGAATGTGGCGATAGAAGTTACTTATCTAAGAAAAACAAGCGTAAGCATCCGGAACGTTTAAGTTTGAAGAAGTATTGTCCTGTTGAAAGACAAACAACTCTTCATCGTGAAACTAAGTAATAACCCAAAATAGCAGGAGCCTATGCTCCTGCTATTTTTTATCTTTGGAAGAATTATGAACAAAAAAGAATTACGGCAAAAACAAGTAGAAAAATTACAGCAGTTTAAAGATAATCCGGACAAACAAGCTGAAGATCAAGCCTTACTTAACCAGGTGATGTCTTTGCCATTATTAAAGCAAAGCCAAAGCATAGGGGTAACCTCGTCCTTACCATATGAGGTTGATACTTCCAATCTAATTGCTAGTCTTTGGGATCAAGGTAAGGATGTGTACTTGGCTCGTGCCAATAATGATGCTGAGCATACTCAAGACTTTCTGCATTACAATTACATGACACAACTAGCCAAATCCAGCTTTGGCGTTGAAGAAGTTAGTGATCCTAATGCTGAAATTAATAACGAATTAGATTTAATGATTGTACCCGGTTTAGCGTTTGCTCTTGATAGTCATGAGCGTTTAGGATTTGGTGGTGGTTATTATGACCGCTTTTTGGCTAAACATCCACAGACTCAAACAATTGCATTAGTTAATTCACAGATGAGCTTTGAATCTGCTAACTGGCAGATCGAACAGACTGATATGCCAATTAAATGGCTGATTACTCCAACTGAAATTTTGGAAAGTTAGTAGGCTTGTAATGAATAGACGACAGAATTTTAAAGATTGTTATATGACTTGGACTATCTTGGCTGTGTTATTTCTGGTCTTTTTACTAGAAACTGGGCTAGGTGGTTCAAAAAATACTACCGTATTAATTGAATTGGGTGCAATGAACAAGAAAGTAATCTTAGAAGCTGGACAATGGTGGCGCTTATTTACTGCCCAATTCCTGCATATTGGCATTATGCATCTGATATCTAATGTGGTAATGATTTATTACTTGGGTACTTATCTAGAACAAATTCTGGGACATTGGCGATTTTTGTTAATCTACCTACTAGCTGGCGTTGGTGGCAATTTGCTTAGCTTAGCTTTTGGCGATGTTAATCTACTTGGCTTAGCTTTAGGAGACAACAATGTTATTGTTAGTGCAGGTGCCTCTACAGCTTTGTTTGGCTTAATGGGTGCAATGACTGCTATTGGCTTGCGTAATCATGATAACGCAGCGATTGTCTATTTAGGTAAACAAGCTTTTTGGTTAGCGCTGCTAAACTTAGGTTTTGACTTATTTGATCCCAACATTGATTTATGGGGACACCTTGGTGGCCTGCTTACTGGATTGCTTTTAGCAATTATTGTAGGTGATCGCAGATTTCGCCAGTATCCGTTTAAGGTTCGCCTAGTAGCTGTATGTATTTTAATAATTTATATTGTGGCCACGGTTCACAGGGGCTTGAGTATGGCTTTAGGTGGTGGCTTTGCGTGAAGAATCTCTATGATGTGCAGCAATTGCTTGAAAAGTATGGCGTTTTAGTTCATGTGGGTAAGCGAATTTGGGATATTGAATTAATGGCTCTTGAGCTTGACAATGTTAATCAATCACATTTAATTGATCAAAAGCTTTATCTAGAAGCTAAAATGATTTTGGCTCGTGAACACGAATATGAAGAGCGCAAGGCAAAGGATCATAGCTAGTATAGTAAGAATTATTTTAGAAAGTTTTTTAGGAGAAAAGCATCATGTCAACTTTTTTAATTATTTTAGATGTTGTCCTGGTCCTGGTTATTCTCGGCTTTGTGGCAGTTTGGTTATGGAATAAGTACCAGACTAAACGCCTGGGAGACGGTGATTTGACCAACGAGGAATTTAAACAGGGAATGCGCAAAGCACAAATTGT
This DNA window, taken from Lactobacillus sp. ESL0684, encodes the following:
- the rpmG gene encoding 50S ribosomal protein L33, translated to MADNIILECTECGDRSYLSKKNKRKHPERLSLKKYCPVERQTTLHRETK
- a CDS encoding YqgQ family protein, producing the protein MKNLYDVQQLLEKYGVLVHVGKRIWDIELMALELDNVNQSHLIDQKLYLEAKMILAREHEYEERKAKDHS
- a CDS encoding rhomboid family intramembrane serine protease encodes the protein MNRRQNFKDCYMTWTILAVLFLVFLLETGLGGSKNTTVLIELGAMNKKVILEAGQWWRLFTAQFLHIGIMHLISNVVMIYYLGTYLEQILGHWRFLLIYLLAGVGGNLLSLAFGDVNLLGLALGDNNVIVSAGASTALFGLMGAMTAIGLRNHDNAAIVYLGKQAFWLALLNLGFDLFDPNIDLWGHLGGLLTGLLLAIIVGDRRFRQYPFKVRLVAVCILIIYIVATVHRGLSMALGGGFA
- a CDS encoding 5-formyltetrahydrofolate cyclo-ligase, which translates into the protein MNKKELRQKQVEKLQQFKDNPDKQAEDQALLNQVMSLPLLKQSQSIGVTSSLPYEVDTSNLIASLWDQGKDVYLARANNDAEHTQDFLHYNYMTQLAKSSFGVEEVSDPNAEINNELDLMIVPGLAFALDSHERLGFGGGYYDRFLAKHPQTQTIALVNSQMSFESANWQIEQTDMPIKWLITPTEILES
- a CDS encoding penicillin-binding protein 2; this encodes MKYSKKNRGAAGSKKQASTPIRMKIILVIIFILFAALIGQLLYLQVGYGSRFKAEVQKSNSAVVSSQVPRGVMYDNKGRVLVGNKAQSAITYTKSVSTTADQAYTLSNALSNYISLNDKLSNQQLIDYYLADKDNSKRELAKVPKSIRKTEDNDLINAQIAKQVNQEHIKLSKREKTAASIYNKISGAYTLSTIYLKNSDLTDKEIAEVGEHLSSLPGVGIGTDWKRSYPNGSSIQSIIGSVSSEKAGLPSDNLQYYLTNGYSRNDRVGTSYLEEKYEPLLKGTKATSKVWTKSDGDIEQTKSVYSGQAGASLVLTLDAKYQKQIQSSLKSIYSSALASGAARYSNGAYAIAMNPKTGAILAMAGISRDPKKNKLSDNALGAINQTYVMGSAVKGATVAGGLMNKVITPTSSTMPDTPVYLPGSPIKKSVYPVGTFGALDAPSALEVSSNIYMMRMTMDWVHAKYVPKEYISMPNTAFDTLRHNFSMFGLGQKTGVDLPGEVSGIKGRSFNSQGQILSGSVLDLSYGNYDAYTPIQMVQYVSTIANGGYRMQPYVVQSVGRSAKDGKKVYIDYNKKPNVQLRIPWQQDELNVVRQGFWRVVHGTNSWGTAHKLKDVKPSISGKSGTAQTFYYDPDNPNQKNPPEVVNATFVGYAPSDNPELATAVVFPGLDPDLEGSYTLQMTKAMVQDYFKLHKK
- a CDS encoding transposase, which codes for MNSIPQFNQEKDTSSLISSFTKLIGLADLSKQVNFRRHSLVSLLMVVKWLIQSRFARKSLYRFDQPAEFTSKTGRNILNDGRINWQKLLCLAAAKLIKVLKPVIDKRRRLALIVDDTLLARSYSKKAELLAKVYDHNEHKYVNGYRGLTVGWSDGNTFLPVNFALMSTKRKQNLLGSKATTTDNRSIAGRRRTQAQRQMNDVTVELLKQAINEGVPADYVLFDSWFASPKMFWQLKQLGLDSVSMLKLSKKVYYCYRGRLYDVKSLYERLAGSKLKAKDDYLYSCVVEAEYQGHSFPIRLVYVTKRGNKGKYLVLATTRYQLQPKEVIQLYGRRWQIETYFKAAKQYLALDKSQIQSYDGQCGYFAITALTYDLLAWQERQAVDERTIGDLFYLMNDALPDLAFEEALVYLLSALKAVKEEITTEVERIINNFIKLLPGFIQKQLQRSV